A genomic window from Rhizobium sp. Pop5 includes:
- a CDS encoding RDD family protein: MNQSLRDGKRAGEFIPPEGVPITFAIASLGTRFGAQFLDILFTTIATIIIAVVIVFTGVLPESAQGMLMVLLGFLVQTPYYILSELIWNGRTLGKRITGIRVINVDGRRLTPHQVTARNLMKEVEIFAPMSLLASVGYQSAWENGLTSLWLLVVVVVPFTNRRRQRLGDVIAGTLVVDNPRSVLLSDLAVSAPAAASAQPAFEFLPEHLDVYGKYELQTLEDVLRDSTKTANHTEIQQIVRTITRRIRYEDAVKPGQELTFLNEFYRAQREHLESLKLFGTLRENKYHQYARTEAKRLI, from the coding sequence ATGAACCAGTCTCTCAGGGATGGCAAGCGCGCGGGCGAGTTCATCCCGCCGGAAGGCGTCCCGATCACTTTCGCCATTGCCTCGCTCGGAACGCGTTTCGGCGCGCAATTCCTCGACATCCTCTTCACCACGATCGCCACCATCATCATTGCCGTCGTGATCGTCTTCACCGGCGTGCTGCCGGAGAGCGCCCAGGGAATGCTAATGGTGCTGCTCGGTTTTCTGGTGCAGACCCCCTATTACATTCTCTCGGAGCTGATCTGGAACGGACGCACGCTCGGCAAGAGAATAACCGGCATCCGCGTCATCAACGTGGATGGACGCCGGCTGACGCCGCACCAGGTCACCGCCCGCAACCTGATGAAGGAGGTCGAGATCTTCGCGCCGATGAGCCTTCTGGCTTCGGTCGGCTACCAATCGGCATGGGAAAACGGTTTGACGAGCCTCTGGCTCCTGGTGGTCGTGGTTGTTCCCTTCACCAACCGACGCCGCCAAAGGCTCGGCGACGTCATCGCCGGCACCCTTGTGGTCGACAATCCGCGCTCCGTGCTGCTCTCCGACCTCGCCGTGTCTGCGCCAGCCGCCGCATCCGCGCAGCCGGCCTTCGAGTTTCTGCCGGAGCATCTCGATGTCTACGGCAAATATGAGCTGCAGACGCTGGAAGACGTGCTGCGCGACTCCACCAAAACCGCCAACCACACCGAAATCCAGCAGATCGTCCGAACCATCACCCGCAGGATCCGCTACGAGGATGCCGTAAAACCCGGCCAGGAACTCACCTTCCTCAACGAATTCTACCGCGCCCAGCGCGAGCATCTGGAGAGTTTGAAGCTATTCGGAACGCTGCGCGAGAACAAGTATCACCAGTATGCGCGGACGGAGGCGAAGAGACTCATTTGA
- a CDS encoding DUF58 domain-containing protein has protein sequence MRPSSYLIALVLISAAVTVFVSVWWRDVSYVLLLMWLALAALTAVDLVISRLSGRMTVECDLPPHGFVGHTAAFTIGMRPQKNALPEKIDIRLDCAPDLVVGEIGWPKPPAGESEARASLDLHLTRRGQFAVNELWLKWPSRLKLLEIIARMRVGKEIAVQPDISPVLSGAIRTQILPLEAGQKDLWLRGEGSEFHQLREFASGMDPRSIDWKRSARMRSLVVREMRAERNHQVILCIDSGRLMAEKLAGFTKLDRAINAALAMCWGAGLAGDLVGFYSFDSRPRLFVPALPGRAAFPRLQTVCAGLRYETQETNHTLGLTHLSGRLKRRSLIVIFSDFVDTITAELMIENIQVLARHHFIVYVALRDPMLAKFVEPEETTLDAVARSVAARQILNERRAVMEKLARLGVLCLDSTPEALTSDLIARYIEIKSREMI, from the coding sequence ATGCGGCCATCCTCATATCTGATCGCGCTCGTTCTGATTTCGGCTGCCGTGACGGTCTTCGTCAGCGTGTGGTGGCGCGACGTGAGCTATGTCCTGCTTCTCATGTGGCTTGCGCTCGCAGCGCTGACGGCCGTCGATCTGGTCATTTCCCGCCTGTCGGGCCGGATGACGGTCGAATGCGATCTGCCGCCGCACGGTTTCGTCGGCCACACCGCCGCCTTCACCATCGGCATGCGGCCGCAGAAGAACGCGCTGCCGGAGAAGATCGACATCCGGCTCGATTGCGCGCCGGATCTCGTTGTCGGCGAAATCGGATGGCCGAAGCCGCCTGCCGGGGAAAGTGAAGCCAGAGCCTCTCTCGACCTTCACCTGACCCGACGTGGACAATTCGCGGTCAACGAACTGTGGCTGAAATGGCCGTCGCGATTGAAGCTGCTCGAGATCATCGCGCGTATGCGCGTTGGCAAAGAGATCGCCGTTCAGCCCGATATATCGCCGGTGCTGTCGGGAGCAATAAGAACCCAGATCCTGCCTCTCGAAGCCGGCCAGAAGGATCTGTGGCTGCGCGGTGAGGGATCGGAGTTCCATCAGCTCAGGGAGTTTGCCAGCGGCATGGACCCGCGCAGCATCGATTGGAAGCGCTCCGCCCGGATGCGCAGTCTCGTCGTGCGCGAGATGCGGGCCGAACGAAACCATCAGGTCATCCTGTGCATCGATTCCGGACGGCTGATGGCCGAGAAGCTCGCCGGCTTCACCAAGCTCGACCGCGCCATCAATGCGGCGCTCGCCATGTGCTGGGGGGCCGGGCTTGCCGGCGATCTCGTCGGCTTCTACAGTTTCGACAGCCGCCCGCGCCTGTTTGTGCCGGCCTTACCCGGTAGAGCAGCCTTTCCGCGACTGCAGACGGTCTGCGCCGGCTTGCGTTATGAAACCCAGGAGACCAACCATACGCTGGGACTGACGCATCTGTCGGGGCGCCTGAAGCGGCGTTCGCTGATCGTGATATTCTCGGATTTCGTCGACACGATCACGGCGGAGCTGATGATCGAGAACATACAGGTGCTCGCGCGGCACCACTTCATCGTCTACGTCGCTCTGCGTGATCCGATGCTGGCGAAATTCGTGGAACCTGAAGAGACGACGCTCGACGCCGTCGCCCGCTCCGTCGCCGCCCGCCAGATCCTCAACGAGCGGCGCGCCGTCATGGAAAAGCTTGCCCGTCTTGGCGTACTCTGCCTCGACAGCACGCCCGAAGCACTGACCTCGGATCTCATTGCACGCTACATCGAAATCAAATCCCGTGAGATGATATGA
- a CDS encoding stage II sporulation protein M — MDIGIDGRIDQRSTVNAGAAQNDMLRSARFRVERETHWRQLDELVTRAEQGGAAALGYDEVRNLASGYRQAMNSLSVARDISLDRALIAYLESLCARAYLVVYAPQESLGGLTSRLLRHGIPQAVRRSALPLFIGFLALILGAAAGYRLYESDPSWFYTFVPPEMADQRTPDASADYLRSTIYGDEGQQDSDRLAAFSAFLFSHNTSIVVLIFTLGVFVSVPSFILTFYNGLILGAFFAMFARKGLGYDVFAWLSIHGVTELAAIAIACAGGARLGLAVLLPGTRTRKEALRHQAHDAVKLAILAALMLVVAAFIEGVLRQLIQDPTSRLIIGWGVGLFWIAWLTLGGRGGKTPREAVR, encoded by the coding sequence ATGGATATCGGTATCGACGGCAGGATAGATCAGCGCTCGACGGTCAACGCCGGTGCCGCCCAGAACGATATGCTTCGCTCGGCGCGCTTCCGGGTGGAGCGCGAGACGCACTGGCGTCAGCTGGACGAGCTGGTGACGCGCGCCGAGCAAGGCGGGGCGGCAGCCCTCGGTTATGACGAGGTCCGCAATCTCGCGAGCGGCTACCGGCAGGCGATGAATTCGCTAAGCGTAGCGCGTGACATCTCGCTTGATCGCGCCCTGATCGCCTATCTGGAGAGCCTCTGCGCCCGGGCCTATCTCGTCGTCTACGCTCCGCAGGAAAGCCTCGGTGGGCTCACCTCCCGCCTCTTGAGGCACGGCATTCCGCAGGCGGTGCGCCGTTCGGCCCTGCCTCTGTTCATCGGCTTCCTGGCCCTCATCCTGGGGGCTGCGGCCGGATACAGGCTCTATGAAAGCGACCCGAGCTGGTTCTACACCTTCGTGCCCCCTGAAATGGCTGATCAGCGCACGCCCGATGCCTCGGCCGATTATCTCAGATCGACGATCTATGGCGATGAAGGGCAGCAAGACAGCGATCGGCTGGCCGCGTTTTCCGCGTTCCTCTTCTCCCACAACACCAGCATCGTCGTGCTGATCTTCACGCTCGGCGTTTTCGTCTCGGTGCCGAGCTTCATTCTGACCTTCTACAACGGTCTGATCCTCGGCGCGTTTTTCGCGATGTTCGCCCGCAAGGGGCTGGGTTACGACGTATTCGCCTGGCTCTCGATCCACGGCGTCACCGAACTTGCGGCGATCGCCATCGCCTGCGCGGGCGGCGCGAGGCTCGGTCTTGCCGTTCTCCTCCCGGGCACGCGAACGCGGAAGGAAGCTTTGCGCCATCAGGCCCATGATGCCGTCAAGCTCGCGATCCTCGCAGCCCTCATGCTCGTCGTGGCGGCCTTCATCGAAGGCGTCCTTCGCCAGCTGATACAGGATCCGACCTCGCGCCTGATCATCGGCTGGGGCGTGGGCCTCTTCTGGATCGCCTGGCTGACGCTTGGCGGCCGGGGAGGCAAAACGCCACGCGAGGCCGTGCGATGA
- a CDS encoding adenylate/guanylate cyclase domain-containing protein, with protein sequence MHWSKPLRVHLGVLVVASLLCTSMPIIWMAFRQGSDAAVNAGVRQMREMSLRLIEGYRNTLQDGTEAVALASTLPQLVSPPPEDSEAKQELFLEVLRTIPEATSIYTGYSDGSYLQVINTARRDVRQTLSAPDGAAFAIRTIAERQSADVISTLRFLDSQARPIGERNIEYASFDPRQRPWYQSVVQDGVPVSVGPYVTGTLNVPTLTIAAPMKGDRQVVVGINIHLQTIGQLLDAQGISQHARAYIIDEGGNLVAHSDPQIMSRIIGLWARTSGAFAATANSFDTSLETVARLRRDPAFASGGAARFDLDGATYLVQMAPVSVSGLFRGSTAAIVVPLEDLVAEANRLLVRNLLIASVLLIAGVAASVLLSRMVSRSLYRLADEARRIGDLDVDEKALSHSWITEINTLASALSASRHAIGQFALYVPREVVRRIVSPEGRTVVKAKRQDVTVLFTDIRDFTTISELNSPEDVVDTLSAYFERLNTIAEQNGGTVVQYLGDSIFVMWNAPVPDIRHVEHGCRCALAMKAAIDDLNEANCQNGRPALITRFGLHTGPAVVGSFGAISRQQYTAMGDTINVASRLEGLNKEFGTSILVSATVHDAVGDRFGFRPLGLVQVKGRAEKVDIWELIGESGRG encoded by the coding sequence GTGCACTGGTCTAAGCCGCTCAGAGTGCATCTCGGCGTCCTGGTCGTCGCCTCGCTGCTCTGCACGTCGATGCCAATCATCTGGATGGCGTTTCGGCAGGGAAGCGATGCTGCGGTGAATGCCGGCGTGCGGCAGATGCGCGAGATGAGCCTGCGGCTGATCGAGGGATACCGCAATACGTTGCAAGATGGCACGGAGGCCGTGGCGCTGGCATCGACCCTGCCGCAGCTCGTTTCCCCACCGCCTGAGGATAGCGAAGCAAAACAGGAACTCTTTCTGGAAGTCCTGCGAACCATTCCCGAGGCGACGAGCATCTACACCGGTTATTCCGACGGTTCCTATCTGCAGGTCATCAACACCGCCAGGAGGGATGTCCGCCAGACCCTCTCGGCGCCGGATGGCGCGGCTTTTGCGATCAGGACGATCGCGGAGAGACAAAGCGCCGATGTCATATCCACGCTTCGCTTTCTCGACAGCCAGGCAAGACCGATCGGCGAGCGGAACATCGAATACGCGTCCTTCGATCCGCGGCAACGCCCGTGGTATCAATCCGTCGTTCAGGATGGCGTGCCTGTCTCCGTCGGACCCTATGTGACCGGGACGCTCAATGTTCCCACGCTGACCATTGCCGCTCCGATGAAGGGTGATCGCCAGGTGGTCGTCGGCATCAACATTCACCTGCAGACGATCGGCCAGCTGCTGGATGCGCAGGGGATTTCGCAGCATGCCCGCGCCTACATCATCGATGAAGGCGGCAATCTCGTCGCCCATTCCGACCCTCAGATCATGAGCAGGATCATCGGGTTGTGGGCCAGAACATCAGGCGCATTCGCGGCGACGGCAAACAGTTTCGACACGAGCCTTGAAACCGTGGCCAGGCTGCGGCGCGATCCCGCTTTCGCAAGCGGTGGCGCGGCACGGTTCGATCTCGATGGCGCAACTTATCTGGTGCAGATGGCCCCGGTCAGCGTGTCCGGCCTGTTCCGGGGAAGCACGGCCGCAATCGTCGTGCCGCTGGAGGACCTCGTGGCCGAGGCCAACCGGCTGCTCGTGCGCAATCTCCTGATTGCCAGCGTCCTCTTGATCGCGGGTGTCGCTGCATCGGTGCTGCTTTCCCGTATGGTCAGCCGCTCTCTCTATCGGCTCGCCGACGAGGCGCGCAGGATCGGTGATCTCGATGTCGACGAGAAGGCCTTGTCGCATTCCTGGATAACGGAGATCAACACGCTGGCGAGCGCGCTCTCGGCAAGCCGTCACGCCATCGGCCAGTTTGCCCTTTACGTGCCCCGAGAAGTGGTTCGGCGGATCGTCAGCCCAGAGGGGCGAACGGTCGTCAAGGCGAAGCGGCAGGACGTGACCGTGCTGTTCACCGATATCAGGGACTTCACCACCATATCCGAGCTCAATTCGCCCGAGGACGTGGTCGATACGCTGTCGGCCTATTTCGAACGGCTGAACACCATCGCCGAGCAGAATGGCGGGACCGTCGTCCAGTATCTCGGCGACTCCATTTTCGTGATGTGGAACGCTCCTGTCCCGGATATCCGGCATGTCGAACATGGCTGCCGATGTGCACTTGCGATGAAAGCGGCGATCGATGACTTGAACGAAGCGAACTGCCAGAACGGCCGCCCCGCGCTCATAACCCGATTTGGCTTGCACACCGGCCCGGCCGTCGTCGGCAGCTTCGGCGCGATTTCGCGGCAGCAGTACACGGCCATGGGTGACACGATCAATGTCGCGTCGCGGCTGGAAGGGTTGAATAAGGAGTTTGGGACGTCGATCCTGGTGAGTGCGACCGTTCACGACGCCGTGGGAGATCGGTTCGGGTTTCGGCCGCTGGGCCTCGTACAGGTCAAAGGACGCGCAGAGAAGGTCGATATATGGGAGTTGATTGGGGAGAGCGGTAGAGGGTAG